GGCATATACTATATCTTCCCAAAAGCAATCTCCTTGTCAAGTATCCCAGAAGGTAAAAGAAAGAACCAATAGTTCCTAATGTGGGCAAATTTTGCCCATCCCAACTAATCAGATTGAGTTAACAGCCATTGTTCAATTAATTCCGTCACAATATCGCTCATTTGTCGTTCTTGAGAAACGGCCGCGGACTTGAGTTGCCGATGCAATTGTTTAGGCAAATAAATAGTTGTACGGATATAATCTGGGTCAGTACTTTTAGTGCGAGAAGTGGGTTTTTCGTCAACAGTTGGAAGTTGATCTCTGAGTTGACGACTACGCGCAGCATCAATTAAATCATCAAAACGGCTAGTTTTTTTCTTGTTATTCATTTTAATTATTTCAATATTTCTTTTCCCGCTTCAGCGTAACACCGCCAAGCAATTTGGGCGTAAGAATCTTTAACAGCATTTACCGGAACTCCTTCTAAAGCCGCACGTTGAAATACAGCTAGACGGCGAATTCCTGATTGGAATACAGGTAAATTTGCATTTAACAAAGTGGTTCTTGCTTCTTCACCCGCCTTGTTAGGATAAGGGGGAATGATAGTTAGTAAAATTCGATACTTGATTTTGAGTTTTTGCAGTGAATCTACCATTTGGATTGTTGCAGCTAAAGCGATCGCATCTGGTGTAGTTGGTATAACTAATAAATCACAACCTTTCGCTAGAGTTTTTAACTCATCTGCATCCGGTCTAGCTGGGGTATCAATGACGATATGTTCATAGAGTTTAGCTAAACTCACTGCTTGCGCTTCATCTGCAACTTTAAACGGTAAACAGCCTCTATTCGACCAATCTAAAGCACTACGGTTTAAATCTCCATCTACCAATAGTGTGTCAGCTTTGTTCTGCAAGTATGTAGCTAAATGCAACGCTGTCGTTGATTTACCTACCCCTCCTTTAAATGCGGCTACGGTGATGATCATTTTATTTTCAACAGGAAATAACGCCAAGATTTTACTCAATTTAAACATTTAAACATCTAAATAACTAAATGTCTAAACATGCAGATGTTTAATTACTGAAATATTTAAACATGAAAATTAAGTACATAAATTATTGATGCACAAAATTATTTCAGTAAATTATGACGTAAAAGTATTTAATACTACTAGTAATAGATGTATACCGAAATAGTACAAAAGTACTTTTATGGCTGGAAAATCTGCTGAGGTTAATAGATAGACAGGTGTACCGAAAAGTTTTACAATCTGTTTCATCAAAGTAAATCTACTTACTGCACCATCAACCCAAGCATAGTAAAGATTTTCTGGTGATTCTGCCCGCCCGTGGAATCATTCTATTAAGATAAGAAAGTCTTTATGAGAGGGTAGAAACAATGGATGTAAAACTGATCCTAGTTGGATTAACAGTAATATTTACTGTTGCGTGCCTGTTTTTTGGTACGAAAAATGGATTTTATGATTCAGAGAACTATCATGGCAATGGCTCTGCACATTAACTAGCAGTCATAAAAAGAAACTAAGAGCTAGAGACAAGAGACTAATGAGTAATATTTTTACTCAGCACTCACCACTCAGCACTTTTTCCGGCTAAATCATGCCCAACTTTTATGAACCAGTACAGGTTTGTAAAAAGCGTTCTCTCCAATCAAAAATCCGTAATCTCAGGGTATATGGGCGCAGTACAAAACTTAGCCCTATGTCACAAAAGCAAAATCTCCAAAACTCCTAGCTTTTGCGATATATCAAAGGTGATTAGATTGGAGGGGGGAAAGCATGAGGGATAATCTGTCGGCATCCTCTCGCTTTGATACTGAGGAAACAAATGTTGAATTAAACTGTTTTCCTTACAGTGTCCAGCATAATGATGAGGGTGTATGTTTACTGGTCAAAATGGGGCCGCATCGCATTCTGCTAGATTGTGGAATGGATAATATTGCTTCCTTACACAAGGGGCTAACTAAGTCGGCGCGTCGAGGTAGTTCACCCTTACCAGCAGATGTGGTATTGATCAGTCACGCTCACCCAGATCATGCCAGGGGTGTGTTGGCATTACACAAAGCTTTCCCACTATTACCTATTTATGCCAGCGAAGTAACTACCAAGTTACTGCCATTGAATTGGCCAGAGCAGAACCCCACAGAAATTCCCCAATTGTGTCATGCTCTACCATTGCGATCGCCTATAGAATTGCAAGAAGGTTTAGTAGTAGAGTTATTTCCCGCCGGACACTTACCAGGGGCGGTAGCAATTTTACTCACCTATACAACCGAGCAGCGCTCTTACAAAGTACTATATACAGGCGACTTTTTCTTATCAAATTCCCGGCTAGTAGAAGGTTTGCGCTTAGAAGAATTGCGGGGACTAGATGTAAATGTGCTGATAATCGAAGGTACTTATGGCACATCCCGTCATCCCCACCGCCGTAACCAAGAAAATCAACTAGCAGAACGAATTAATCGGGCGATCGCAGAGTATCAGTCTGTCATCCTCCCTACACCAGCATTAGGTTTGGGACAAGAACTACTAATGCTACTGCGGAGTCATCATCACTTCACCGGGCGGGATTTAGATATTTGGGTGGATGGTACCGTAGCTAAAGGTTGTGATGCTTATCTAGAATTACTCGCCTATCTTCCCCCATCCGTGCAGAACTTTGCCCGCCATCAACCCTTGTTTTGGGATGAACGGGTACGTCCTAGAGTCCGACGCTTGCAACCAGAACGGCGTACTGTAGTTGGACAGTCACCCTGTATTGTTCTCACAGACTCAACCGCTGATTTAGGTGAATATTGCCAACCCAATACAGGCCCTTGGCTGATTCTTGTACCTGAAAAAATTGATATAAAAATTAATAAACAATATTTAGCCCCCACCACAGTAGAAAGCTACCTTCTTGCCCAACATAGTGACGGCCCTGGGACAACGCAATTAATTCACAATTTGCGTCCCCAGCACGTCTTATTTGTCCACGGTTCGGCTGCTTACCTAGCTGATCTCACTAGTTTAGAAGAATTACAAAACCGTTATCATATCCATTCGCCATCAGCTGACACCTTAGTCGAAATGCCGATTGGGGATACATTTGTCCAGCCAGCTGCACCAGAAACTAACTACGAAGGTGAACTGACAGAATTAGCCACAGTCATCACCATTAGCTTACCAGAAGCAATTACAGAAGACCCGCGTTGGCGGGAGTTTGCCGATACTGGCTTAATTGAAGCGCGTTGGCAAGGAGAAGAAATTGTCTTGCGGGGGTTGTCGCAAAGAGAATTACTCAATCAAAATAGCGATCGCTATACTTTATCTGATGTTGACTGCTGTGGAACTTGCCGACACCAACGAGGACAGCGCTGTTGGAACCCTGTTTCGCCTTTATATAACTTTAAAGTCACACTGGAAGGTTATTGTCCAGCTTTTGAACGCATATCAACAACTGAGTCCTGAGTCAGGAGAGATTAATCTCACTCACCCAGGACTTAGGACTGTGCTTTTAGTTAATCAGGATTGGAGTCGGTAAAACGGTTACGGATGCGTTCAGCTTCAGGACAATCTTCAGTTAGGAGAGGTTCGACATTACCCCGTGGTACGGAAGCTAACTTTTGAGTGACAGCGCCAATACTTTCGAGGCGAACCATTTCTTCCCAAGAACAAACTTCGTCTTCCTCATCTGTTTCATAGCGTAGCGTCACCAAATCTCCCTCTATGTCGAGGATGCGGGCGCGTTCGATCCAGCGTTGCTGGTCCCGCAAGAAAACACATACCTCCCGCCCATCGCAACACAGTTGATAAATCTTGCGGTGTAGCATGTACTGCTTCTGCCTTTTTAAACAACGTACGTTAAACCTGAAAAAATTTGGGTTTTACCCCAATAGATTACATCCCTAGAGAAAGTTAGTTTCACGGTTAAGAATGTAGTGCGTTTAATGACCCTGCCTTTGAATTTAGGTAAATTTTGGATCATAAACTAGTAGCTACTGCACCCGTTAAACTCAATCTCTTTCAGGGTTGTAAGAGAGAATGTCTACTTCATAGAAGTCACACAATCCGGGATTTGTCCTAACCAGTTTAACAGCTGCTGGTGAGTCTTTCCTATCATTATGTAATAATAAATACTCCAAAACAAGCGGTGATTGCGGTTGTTTAAGTTGCCTACTTGTAGTCATGGGCATTACTGGGAAGTCTGGGGAATCTGCTGTACTTTTACCCCTGTGTATTTGATCTTAACTCATTATTTTGCTGACCTTCATTGTTTTCAGCAACAACATCTTAATGAGTTTTAATTTTTAGACTTTTACCAGGGGAGTGAGACACTCAATTTCTAGAAACTGGTTGTAAAGGTATAGAGATTGGCTAACTTAGTTAGATTTGTATTGGGTCAGAAATTTTATCAGGCGATCCGAAGAACCCTCTCGTTTGATTTTACCTGCCGTTACTGCATCATACAGATCTGCCAAAGCTACCAAATCCTCAGACTGATAGCATTTAGTCGCTAGGACTTGATGAAGTAGACCCTCAGATTCAACACTAAGATATCCAGTTTGAAAAGCAGATTCAACGAGTGCGCGAATCATTGTAGTTAGGCCATCATCAGCAACTTAATATATCTAGTGTGGAATATTTCTCTTTCCCAGTGATTGATATAAAACGTAGATACTTGTGATATTAATTACACAAAAAGTGTGATATTAATCACACTTTTTAGTGATAACACTCATATCTGATTCCTTTGTTAACCGTATAAACCACTAGAAAGAAAAGAACGTTTTTTTAGTTTTATGGTGATTTAATCATTCTTACTGAAGATAAAATATACTAAATAGCAAATTTTAATTCGTTAAAAATTATACTTAGTACAAAATTGGCGGAAATCTTCATCCCGTTGACTCAACTGCACCCAGTCAAGGTTTAAAGAGATAAATTTTTGTGACAAACGATCGCAGGCCGGGCGTTCCGTTGCGTAATGTCCAGCATCAACTAAAATTAAACCGCGATCGCGGCTTTCTTGAAACTGATGAAATTTGCAATCAGAAGTTAAATAAACTTGCGCCCCCGTTTTCACCACCGCCGAAATGTAACTCGCACCAGAACCACCCAAAACAGCCACCCGTGAAATTGTTTGGTGTAAATCAGCAGTTGGCGAGAAAATCAAATCAGGCGGCTTGAGTTGCTGTTGAATTATTCCCAGTAACTCTTGTAGTGTCAGTAATTTTTCCAGTACACCAACCCGTCCGTAACCCAAACCAGAAACAGTCGGTACAATGGGCGTAACTTCTTGAAGATTGAGAATTTGTGCCAAAACATCAGCCGTACCGTCTTGTACTTGGTCAAAATTAGTATGAGCAGTATATATACCAATATTGTGGGTAAAAGCTGACCGTACCATTTCGGATATTGCTTCACCACGGCGGAAAGATTTGGGAGGAGCAAAAATCAAAGGATGATGGGCAAAAATTAGATTAGCATTTTGGGCGATCGCTTCCTCCATTACCGCCAAAGTCGGCGTTAAACACACCAACACCCGCGCCGACTCTTGCAAAACACCAGGCTCAACTTGCCAGCCACAATTATCCCAGCTTTCACACCAAGCCGGATTCGCCCATGCTTCAAACCAGGTTATTAAATCAACAATTTTCATAATTAATCTAAAATATTTCAGAAAAAACCGAAACTATTTTACCCCCTGCCATCTTCAGTGCTTTTGCGGTTGAATATTCAACTGTAATGCTAACTGCTGACGTATTTCCTGAAAAGGCTGATTCCAGACAGGCTGACTATGCCAATTCCAAGCGGTAACGGGGATAAAACCTTCACTAGCAAGATAAGTTAGCAGACGATATTCATCTTCTGGTTTACGAGAGAAAGGAAAGGGATTACGAAAGCCAGTGTCACATAGCTTATAACATGTCACCTGATCGAGACTAATGCGATGTATTAGTTCTTGCCCTTTAGCCAGTAAATAATCTAAAAAAATTAGACTGAAAGGCTCTACATTAGCGCGAGTTTGTGGTTCTTTTTGTACCCATCTTGCCCAGTCAAAACCATACATAAAATCGTGAACATAACAAAAGCGGATTTCTTGATTAATTCCAAATAACTGGCTCAGAACAACCATTTTGTTGGTAAAAGTCTTTAAAAAAGCAATAGCATCATCTCCCATTGCCAAAGCTTGCCGCAAAATACTACTTACCATAAAATCACAATCCCAAAAAATATTGCCAGGAAAGTTTTTTAATTGAGCATCTAATATACATTCCAATGTATATTGCAGATTTGATATCAATTTAATATCTGTTGTTTCTTCCGCAATTAAATTTTCTAATTCAGCAAAGCTCGTAATTAATTGTTTTTGGGGATTAAGTGATAAAGGATTTACCAAATTCTGGGACAGAAATTCATCAATAATTTGAAAGTTATAAGTAGAAGGCAGGTCTTGCTTCATACAGATTTAACTAGCCTCAGCCAATAATATATTTCATTTTATTGGCTTATATGTCTAAATGCCTAATAATATTAACTAGACATAAATAATATTAATATTTATATATTTATAAAAAAGCCGCACTTTAGCGCTCAATCTTCAAGATTGTGGATAATATAAATACTTTGAAAAGCCTGAACTGATCAAGCTTCCTCTGCGGCTAGAAGTTAAGTAAAAAAATTAGGAATAAAAACTTATCAGCTATATTTTAACTAGCCAGAAATATGGACAACTAACTCGCGCACATGACTGCGTTGACGGTGTTCCCAAACATAAATTCCCTGCCAAGTACCCAATACCAAATAACCACGATTAATAGGTATATGTTCAGAAGTGTGAGTTAATGCTGAACGGATATGTGCTGGCATATCATCCGGCCCTTCCGCATCATGAATGTATCCACCGGATTCTGGGACTAGTTTAGCCATAAAGTTAGCTAAATCAACTAATACATCGGGATCAGCATTTTCTTGGATGACTAAACTCGCGGAAGTGTGGCGTAAAAATAAAGTGCAAAGACCAGTTTCTACACCAGATTCAGAGACTATCGCTTCAATTTTGGCAGTAATATTGTGAAAAGATTTGCCAGTAGTAGAAACTCTCAGTAGCTTTTGGTAGTGAACCATCTGTAGATTAATTGACTATTCACTAATAATATAGACTTTCTTAGGCAATTGGCTGCAAAGTTTAGCCACAATTTAGCTATATTATTGAATGAATAGTCAAGAGCATTATAAAATATTTTTCTGCTTATTAGGTGATGGCGATCGCTCACCAAAATTCTAGTCATTTTTTGACTAATCAGGTAAAGTTTGTCAACAAATTATAACTATCTAATTTGCTCAATTAAATTTACAAATATTTTTATTCAAACTAGCAGAATAATTATACTCGCCTTTGTGCTTTCGGGCATTATCTAGAGACTAAACTTTTCAGAATTGACTTCAGAAGTTTTTCTACCCTAGCAAGCAAAGGAAATCATTCCAATGGCACATTTGTTTGAGGCATTTAGGATTCGTGAAATCACCTTGCGTAACCGTATTGTCGTTTCACCCATGTGTCAATACTCTAGTACAAATGGATATGCTAACAACTGGCACTTAGTACATTTAGCTTCTCGCGCCGTTGGCGGTGCTGGTTTAGTGTTCACAGAAGCGGCGGCTATAGAAGCGCGTGGGCGAATTAGTCCGCAAGATTTGGGTATATGGTCAGACGAACACATAGAAGGTTTAGTCAAAATTGTTGAATTAATTCATAACTTTGGTGCAGTTGCAGGGATACAACTCGCCCATGCAGGGAGAAAAGCCAGCACCGCCAAACCCAGTCGCGGCGGAAAAGCCTTAGATGAATCGCAAGAAGGTTGGCGACCTGTAGTTTCGAGTAGTGCGATCGCTTTTAGTAAAGAAAGTCCAGTACCAGAAGCCTTGAGTATTGGCGAAATTCAACAAATTATTCAGGCTTTTGTTCAAGCAACTCAACGTTCACTACAAGCTGGCTTCAAAGTTATCGAAATTCATGCAGCCCACGGCTACCTACTCCATCAATTTCTCTCACCCTTAGCTAATCAGCGTCAAGATGAATATGGTGGAAGTTTTGAAAATCGGACTCGTTTGTTATTAGAAGTTGTGACAGCTGTGCGCCAAGTTTGGCCGGAAACATATCCCTTATTTGTGCGTATCTCCGCCACCGATTGGATAGACAAAGGTTGGAACATTGAACAAAGTGTGAACTTGAGCGAAAAACTCAAAACTTTAGGTGTAGACTTAATTGACTGTTCCTCTGGGGGGATTATTCCTGGCATTAACATTCCCGTCAAACCTGGTTATCAAACTCAATTTGCTGAACGTATCCGTCGGGAAGCCAAAATCCCTACAGGTGCAGTCGGCTTAATTACCTCTCCCGAACAAGCTGAACAAATTATTCAAACAGAAGTAGCAGACTTAGTTTTATTAGGGCGCGAATTACTCCGCAATCCTTACTGGCCACATCTAGCAGCTAAAAAACTAGGACACGAAAAACTCTGGCCAGTACAATACGATCGCGCCTGGGTGTAGGTTAGAGGTGATAGGTTACAGAGAAGTTTGTTGCTGTGGTTGACATTTACTGATGTCCTAAGCAATTTGATTACTGCCATACTCAGCACTCAGCACTTTTAACCCAGCAATTTTAAAAAAGGGAGCTGACAACAACAGCATAGATGTGTAAAGTAGTTGAGGAATATCTAACTTTCCCAACTTTTAAGCATCCATCTATGGATAGAAAAACAAAACGCCTACTGCTGCTTGTCGCTTCCTGTAGTATTGCTGGGGTCATTTTAGGCGGTACTAGCAGCTGGGCAGAGAGTAATTTGTGTTTACGTGCTAGTCAAGTTACCAGTGACTGCTTAACCCAAGACCCCATTGAAAAAACTATCCAAGGAATGAGTACCGGGTTAATCGCCGGGGCTGGGGCAGCTTTTGGTGTAGCATGGAATATCCGCCACCAAGACTAAAATTGATAGTTGCGATCGCGTACCCATAGGCTCACAGGCATAGCTTTACCCTGTGGGTCAACTTTCACCTTGACGATGATTGATCGCAATTGTCCGTCTCTTGTTTGCCGCACAGCTTGAGAAACATCATTATTTATTTGTTGCCGTTCTTCATCTGGCACATTATAGTTTTCGATCCCATATTGTACATAACCATCCTGATAAACACCTTTTAAGACGGCTTGATTAGTAGGAAGGGATCTAGGTTGATTACTAGTGACGCGTACAGGTCTCCAAGCCCTAGGAACACCACGACTAAAAGATGGTTGCTCCTGTAAAATTACATACAAGGTAGTTCCTTCGATTAATTGTCCATTCCGGCCGCGATTTCTCCGCAATAATTCTTGCCAGCCAGAGAGTCTTCTGAGGGTAGAAATCCGAGATATATTGTAGTCAAGCTCTAAAGAATTACCTTGCAAGACATTGCGAGAATTCACAGGTACAGTTTGCAAAATTACTTCTTTACCTGTGAGGTTAGTATACGCCGATAAGAAAGGTACTGCGAAAATAATTCCCGCTTGAATTGCTAAGGGAAGTATCAACCGTCCTATTGGTAAAGGCTTATTGGCTCTTTGTTCTGTAGCTAACAAATAATCCCGAAAAGTCAGCTTCTCTGAAAATTCCGCTTCGGGAGACAATGATTTATTCTTAGTAGATTCAGAACTTTTACTAGATTCAGACTTTTTAGCAGATTCCGAAGATTCATTTTTCATTAGCGTAGTCCTACTATTAGGGAGAAACAATATGCAGGACTTACACAGAGAAACTTTAAAAACAGCGATGCACAGAAATTGATAGGGGCTAGTTTAGCGTTTTGTATCCCCAAAGAAGAAAATTAGGAAGATTTAGCATTACCGGAAGACTTAGAGTTAGAACCTACACGGCGTTCAAACCAGAGTCCAGCACTAATTAACGCCGAACCGCACATCACAAACACCAGAGACTTCAACAGAAGTTCAGTGTCATATTCCAGCATTCGGCTAATCACTTGCAGCGTTAACAACAGCATACCGCCCCAAAACGATCGCCTGTCATTAAACTTCAATCCTTCCCGAATTAGTCCCCAAGCTAATACTGTGAACAACACATTGAAAGCAAAAACCCCCAAATCATCAATGGGGTTGATAGCTTGATGCCAGAAAGGTACTACAGCTGTGAAGCCCAAAAAAGTAACAATCAACAGTAAATTGAAGATTGCTTCCCGACGAATAGGTTTGTTGCGTTGACGGACTAAAAACAACCATTGCAATACCACCAATCCACTGAGAATCCCCAAATCAATGATTGGTCGATACCCGAATATATTTATGTTACTAGTTGACGAAGAGAAATTGTAGCTAGAAGTTTGCCACAGCCAACGAAAAGACAGCACATAAAAAGCTAGACCAAAGGCTATCAATGATAAATCACGGGCTAAAGATTGAAACAGCCTGTAATTAATTGTGGGGAATAGCAGGTCATCGTAGCTCCAGAATAATGCAGGGGGCAGTGTAAAAGCAAAAGATGCCACCCAAGGCGCAGTTTCCGCAAGATTTGACAGCGGTAAGGGGTCGAGATTCAATTGTAAAGAACTGGCAAAAATAAAAGCTGCGATCGCAAAAATCCACCGAGAACGGCAGAAGTAAGCTAAGGGTACAAACAATACCCACGACAGCAAAGGCATGTGTTTAATGACTAGTATTGCCCAATTCCATTCATTGGTAGAATAACGTAAATCTCCTAAACCTGTCCAATAGCCAATCTGGATGAGGACAATTCCCAAGATTCCTAGAGAATTGAGGGACAAACAGTAAGCCATAACCAAAACGCCAAAACCCCAGGCAAAAAACAGTTCTGGCGTTGAACCGTTAATATTGAACACATCAGCCATCAGGGCGATAGTTGCGCCAAAAACCATCGCGCCTAAAATGAGCAATCCTTCACCCAGGAGGCGTTGACTACGTTTGAGTTTTTTGCCTTCAGGAATGCCAATTGCGGCTTGTCTCCAGGTGTAAAAACCAGTGATAGTTGTAGCCATAAACAAACTCATCATGATGATGAATTTGACATCACGCGACCATCCTAACCAGTTAGCAGCAACAAAGGTAATGATGCCTAATGTGAGAAGAATACTGCCAATCATGACCGCAGTCATCATTGAGCGATCGCGTGCAGCCGCTTCTAGGTTATTAAATTGATAACGGTCTGCTATTTGTTGATACTGCGAAGCACTGATTAGTCCTTCATCTCGCCATAATTGTGATTCTCGGCGTAACTTCCGCTGAAAATTATCCAATATCATGACCATCTCCAATGCAATGAGGTAGTATCACGGTCATCGTCAGAATAGCGGTTATTGTATTTTCAGTATGCAGCCAAGGTATTGTCTAGCATTGTTCTTGTGTAACAGTTTTATTAGGATTAAAAATACGTATAATTATTCACACAAATAATGGAAAAACCTTCCAATTTATTACTCAAACTCTCACGGCGTTTATTTGAAAGCACAGAAGAACAAGAAAAATTTATCGCCGCCTTAGTTAATCCCCAATCTTTTTCACCGTCTATTTTGTGGTGTCAGCCAAAACCAGAAATATCGCCCTTTGCAGTAGAAACCCCCTTAACTTGGCAACCACAATTTATCGACAGATTAGCTTTAGGAGAAAAACCCGGACAACATCCCCTACATAATCAAGGATATTTCTATTGTTTAGATTTTTCTTCTGTATTTTCAGCCTCAATTTTGTTAGCAATTACTCAGCCAACCCAGACAGTTTTTGATATGTGTGCGGCTCCAGGAGGTAAAAGTATATTTGCTTGGAAAGCTTTGCAACCAGAATTACTAATTAGTAATGAAGTGATTGGCAAACGTTTAGGTATGTTAATTTCTAACTTAAAACGTTGCCAGATTAACCCATCTATTGTACTTAACAGAGATTCGAGTATTTTTGCTGAAAGTATTCCCGCATCGAGTAATTTAGTAATTGTTGATGCTCCTTGTACGGGACAGTCTTTACTAGCTAAAGGTGAAAAAGCGCCCGGATGCTTTCATCCCACTGCAATTAATAAAAGTGCCAATCGCCAAAAAAGAATTATTGCGAATTCTGCTAAAATTGTTGCGCCTCAAGGTTATCTTGCCTATATGACTTGTACTTATTCCCCAGAAGAAAATGAGCAGGTTTGTGAATGGTTTTTATCACGCTTTCCGCAGTTTCAAGCAGTCAAGGTTAGTCATTTACAAGAGTATCAATCGCACCTGACGAATATTCCTTGTTACCGCATATTTCCGCAACATCGATTGGGTGCTGGTGCATTTGCTATGTTGTTTCAAAATACTGATGAGGGTGAAAGTCAGGAGTTAGATTTAAGTGCTTTATCTGCGGTGTGGATGAATAGTAAATATGCACTATCAAATAATACTAATATTGTAGGCGCGGATTGCTGAATCAACGGTTGCAATCGTTAAGCCATGCTGTAAAGACTGACAGATTAGCATTCTATCAAAGGGATCTTTATGCAATAGTGGTAAGCTGGCGAGTTGAGTAACACTACCTTCATCTAAGTCAAGGTTTGTAATTTGATGGCGATCGCGTTGTGTGGGAATATATATTTCAGGAGATTCTGGTAATGGTAATTTGCCCAATTGATATTTAACAATACACTCCCATATTGAGACAACGCTGAGATAAATCTGATTATCTAGATTGCAAATAGCATTTCTAACATCTGTTGGTAGCTGTTTATCACCACTGATAAACCATAAGAAAATATGAGTATCTAGAAGAATTTTCATCCGCCCTCAAATGCGTTTAATATATCTTCTGGTAAAGGTGCATCAAAATCATCAGGTACAGTAAACTCTCCTGCACATAAGCCAAATGGTCTTAGCGGCTTGTTAATACTTTGAATTGGTTTTAATTCAGCAATTTCTTTATCTGCTTGAATAATAATAAAACTTTCACCTGCCTCAACTTGGTTGAGATATTTTAATGGATTTTGTTGGATTTCATCAACTGTAATTTTCTGCATTTGAGTAATTCAATGTATTAGCAATAGGATATGAATTTGTGCAATCTATTTGCAAAAGTTAACTTTTTGCTGTAGACCTTTTTATTTGGATTTAGCCCATTTTATTAATATGTCATTTAATAAACTATTATCTTTCACATAATCCAAAAAAAATTTTCGCTCTTCTACGGGTAAAGTTGTTGATGCAATAATAAATGCACGTTTACACCATATATCCAT
This window of the Nostoc sp. HK-01 genome carries:
- a CDS encoding putative PilT protein codes for the protein MKILLDTHIFLWFISGDKQLPTDVRNAICNLDNQIYLSVVSIWECIVKYQLGKLPLPESPEIYIPTQRDRHQITNLDLDEGSVTQLASLPLLHKDPFDRMLICQSLQHGLTIATVDSAIRAYNISII
- a CDS encoding beta-lactamase domain-containing protein encodes the protein MRDNLSASSRFDTEETNVELNCFPYSVQHNDEGVCLLVKMGPHRILLDCGMDNIASLHKGLTKSARRGSSPLPADVVLISHAHPDHARGVLALHKAFPLLPIYASEVTTKLLPLNWPEQNPTEIPQLCHALPLRSPIELQEGLVVELFPAGHLPGAVAILLTYTTEQRSYKVLYTGDFFLSNSRLVEGLRLEELRGLDVNVLIIEGTYGTSRHPHRRNQENQLAERINRAIAEYQSVILPTPALGLGQELLMLLRSHHHFTGRDLDIWVDGTVAKGCDAYLELLAYLPPSVQNFARHQPLFWDERVRPRVRRLQPERRTVVGQSPCIVLTDSTADLGEYCQPNTGPWLILVPEKIDIKINKQYLAPTTVESYLLAQHSDGPGTTQLIHNLRPQHVLFVHGSAAYLADLTSLEELQNRYHIHSPSADTLVEMPIGDTFVQPAAPETNYEGELTELATVITISLPEAITEDPRWREFADTGLIEARWQGEEIVLRGLSQRELLNQNSDRYTLSDVDCCGTCRHQRGQRCWNPVSPLYNFKVTLEGYCPAFERISTTES
- a CDS encoding cobyrinic acid a,c-diamide synthase, which translates into the protein MFKLSKILALFPVENKMIITVAAFKGGVGKSTTALHLATYLQNKADTLLVDGDLNRSALDWSNRGCLPFKVADEAQAVSLAKLYEHIVIDTPARPDADELKTLAKGCDLLVIPTTPDAIALAATIQMVDSLQKLKIKYRILLTIIPPYPNKAGEEARTTLLNANLPVFQSGIRRLAVFQRAALEGVPVNAVKDSYAQIAWRCYAEAGKEILK
- a CDS encoding prevent-host-death protein translates to MQKITVDEIQQNPLKYLNQVEAGESFIIIQADKEIAELKPIQSINKPLRPFGLCAGEFTVPDDFDAPLPEDILNAFEGG
- a CDS encoding helix-turn-helix protein, CopG; amino-acid sequence: MNNKKKTSRFDDLIDAARSRQLRDQLPTVDEKPTSRTKSTDPDYIRTTIYLPKQLHRQLKSAAVSQERQMSDIVTELIEQWLLTQSD
- a CDS encoding flavin oxidoreductase/NADH oxidase, which translates into the protein MAHLFEAFRIREITLRNRIVVSPMCQYSSTNGYANNWHLVHLASRAVGGAGLVFTEAAAIEARGRISPQDLGIWSDEHIEGLVKIVELIHNFGAVAGIQLAHAGRKASTAKPSRGGKALDESQEGWRPVVSSSAIAFSKESPVPEALSIGEIQQIIQAFVQATQRSLQAGFKVIEIHAAHGYLLHQFLSPLANQRQDEYGGSFENRTRLLLEVVTAVRQVWPETYPLFVRISATDWIDKGWNIEQSVNLSEKLKTLGVDLIDCSSGGIIPGINIPVKPGYQTQFAERIRREAKIPTGAVGLITSPEQAEQIIQTEVADLVLLGRELLRNPYWPHLAAKKLGHEKLWPVQYDRAWV